A genome region from Bombilactobacillus bombi includes the following:
- a CDS encoding YxeA family protein: MKKIVKSVLLIIVIIFLLLYVLSRMTINNTSTWAYLIDMLNPMVTTETVYANAPTKTIEEYRDNANNKTDYSYKVNSYNQSGQKRQIQVTSYGSKLKLDSHRYLKIRAKGQYVGDFRIVTDNQVPKKVINYLRH; the protein is encoded by the coding sequence ATGAAGAAAATTGTTAAAAGTGTACTACTGATTATTGTAATAATATTTTTGCTTTTGTATGTATTATCTAGAATGACTATCAATAATACTTCGACTTGGGCATATCTAATTGATATGTTAAATCCAATGGTAACAACTGAAACAGTTTATGCTAATGCTCCTACAAAAACAATAGAAGAATATCGCGATAATGCAAATAATAAAACTGATTATAGTTATAAAGTTAATAGTTATAACCAAAGCGGACAAAAGCGACAAATACAAGTTACTTCGTATGGTTCTAAATTAAAATTAGATTCTCATAGATATTTGAAGATTAGAGCAAAAGGACAATATGTAGGTGATTTTAGAATTGTTACAGATAATCAAGTTCCTAAAAAAGTTATAAATTACTTAAGGCATTAG
- a CDS encoding ABC transporter ATP-binding protein has product MKIKTNSSIMMKLLFGITLIVNLLAPLSNIAFAFSIKILIDAGLAQNLERLTAALQLSGVVICGFVIINYFAKWLTNIYAQNKINYYRTFLINSIFELNYQEFSNIKSSDYQHILLNETNQIQQDYLQGRFNIYRNIALIIYSLLGMFIGNFILAVLVLIATAIPILISSLTAKKGTYHKQQLLKQEKTYSNTIKEIIGGYLTIKNYQAESAIKQRYKQQLDNYSKAQSKLKNIENQTDTISELSGLIVFLVAFGGGMIMTAKGYTTIGSVTAIVQLVNFVVMPINELGILFTRFRGAYDINRELTKLFTHNKAPVNYIQNKNFTNKISLNQISFHYPKNKTLILSNLTVDFNKGKKYAIIGSSGGGKTTIFKLLLKFYTPNKGEILVDDTPLNELPISWWYQQIAVVDQEVFIFNNTLAYNVTIGRHFAQEKIIQALQQAGLANFLKQINYNLNYQCGENGANLSGGQQQRLCLARAFLQAKSIILLDEATSALDYKASDIIENTLLHDTNLTLIAITHQTKISPLYDQILKLENQQLIPVLDTN; this is encoded by the coding sequence TTGAAAATAAAAACTAATTCTTCAATTATGATGAAATTATTGTTTGGAATTACTTTGATAGTTAATTTGCTGGCACCACTAAGCAATATTGCATTTGCTTTTTCAATTAAAATCTTAATTGATGCGGGTTTAGCCCAAAATTTAGAGCGACTAACAGCAGCTTTACAATTAAGTGGAGTAGTTATTTGTGGTTTTGTAATAATAAATTATTTTGCCAAGTGGTTAACTAATATTTATGCTCAAAACAAGATTAACTATTATCGGACTTTCTTAATAAATTCAATATTCGAACTAAATTATCAAGAATTTTCCAATATTAAAAGTAGCGATTATCAACATATTTTGTTGAACGAAACTAATCAAATTCAACAAGATTATCTTCAGGGAAGATTTAATATTTATCGTAACATAGCCTTAATTATTTATTCTTTATTGGGAATGTTTATAGGAAATTTCATCTTAGCAGTGTTAGTTTTAATAGCAACTGCTATTCCAATACTTATTAGTAGTTTAACTGCTAAGAAGGGTACTTATCATAAGCAACAACTGCTTAAACAAGAAAAAACTTATTCCAATACAATCAAAGAAATCATTGGTGGTTACTTAACAATTAAAAATTATCAAGCAGAATCTGCAATAAAGCAGCGTTATAAACAACAATTAGACAATTATAGTAAAGCGCAGTCCAAATTAAAAAATATTGAAAATCAAACAGACACAATCTCAGAATTATCAGGGTTAATTGTTTTTTTAGTAGCTTTTGGCGGGGGCATGATTATGACTGCTAAGGGTTATACGACTATTGGTAGTGTCACAGCAATCGTGCAGCTGGTCAACTTTGTTGTCATGCCAATTAATGAATTAGGCATATTATTCACACGTTTTAGAGGAGCTTATGACATCAATCGGGAACTGACCAAATTGTTTACTCACAATAAAGCGCCAGTTAATTATATACAAAATAAAAACTTTACTAATAAAATTAGTTTAAATCAGATATCCTTTCATTACCCCAAAAATAAAACTCTCATTTTGTCCAACCTCACTGTAGATTTTAACAAGGGGAAAAAATACGCCATTATTGGTAGTTCTGGTGGGGGCAAAACGACTATATTTAAATTACTCTTAAAATTCTACACTCCCAATAAGGGGGAAATTTTAGTGGACGATACGCCCTTGAATGAGCTACCAATTTCCTGGTGGTACCAACAGATAGCTGTTGTAGATCAAGAAGTTTTTATTTTTAACAATACTCTTGCGTATAATGTGACAATTGGCAGACATTTTGCTCAAGAAAAGATTATTCAAGCGCTGCAGCAAGCCGGTTTGGCTAATTTTTTGAAGCAGATTAATTATAATCTCAATTATCAATGTGGAGAAAATGGGGCTAATTTATCAGGCGGGCAGCAACAAAGACTATGTTTAGCAAGGGCATTTTTACAAGCCAAATCAATTATTTTATTGGATGAAGCAACATCTGCACTTGACTACAAAGCTAGTGATATTATTGAAAACACTTTATTGCATGATACCAATCTTACTTTAATTGCCATTACGCACCAAACTAAAATTTCTCCTCTTTATGACCAAATACTAAAGCTAGAAAATCAACAATTAATTCCTGTGCTAGATACTAATTAA
- a CDS encoding sensor histidine kinase — MGKRQLTLNLVFGEFIVSLLGSLIIAVTLPIIVFMLGVNCKAFHTADYYQNLAIQTVQKIEGSSQFSKSQIPSDLDYAIFKNGKLQKNNLTHKILKYAAKYQKNAINTSKYHFLAATNKNNKIVIYYQIHTSYNNKKLNYYLAPPEKLLLWLAFILLIISCWLNIHYFARRIKRQLVPVEKAITQIEQKNLNFTSNSSQIMEINQIIASLNTMKNSLKQALMDQWNSESQQRNKTATLSHDLRTPLTVILGNADLLKEESLTTEQRQELNDLTASAEIMEEDLDKLISLSKNRPLILKNEQQKILLCDFMKKVTKEILPLIKLKHLNFEFDNQVDSSNQISVPIELRRVVVNIFSNAVDFCPSNGKINLKLLLKDNILKFVINTNSTDNNCNRLNNKHFGLGLPISNQIIKKYHGNIEFIQVEKSNITQSIINLPIEKTII; from the coding sequence ATGGGAAAAAGACAATTAACACTTAATCTGGTCTTTGGTGAATTTATAGTATCACTACTAGGTTCCTTAATTATAGCAGTTACATTACCAATAATAGTATTTATGTTAGGAGTTAATTGTAAGGCTTTTCATACGGCTGATTATTATCAAAATTTAGCCATCCAAACAGTGCAAAAAATCGAGGGCTCTTCACAATTTTCAAAATCACAAATACCGTCTGATCTTGATTATGCTATATTTAAAAATGGAAAATTACAAAAAAACAATTTAACACATAAAATATTAAAATATGCTGCTAAATATCAAAAAAATGCGATAAATACTTCAAAATATCACTTTTTGGCTGCAACAAATAAAAATAATAAGATAGTTATTTATTATCAAATACATACTAGCTACAATAATAAAAAATTGAATTATTATTTAGCTCCTCCCGAAAAATTACTATTATGGTTAGCATTTATTTTATTAATAATTTCTTGTTGGTTAAATATTCATTATTTTGCTAGACGTATTAAAAGGCAGTTAGTGCCTGTAGAAAAAGCAATAACCCAAATTGAGCAAAAGAACCTTAATTTTACGAGTAATTCGTCTCAAATAATGGAAATTAACCAGATCATAGCATCACTAAATACAATGAAAAATTCACTGAAGCAAGCATTAATGGATCAGTGGAATAGTGAATCTCAACAAAGAAATAAAACTGCTACTTTATCACATGATTTACGTACACCATTAACTGTAATTTTAGGAAATGCCGATTTATTAAAGGAAGAAAGTCTAACAACTGAGCAAAGACAAGAACTGAACGACCTAACTGCTAGTGCCGAAATTATGGAAGAAGATTTAGATAAACTCATTTCACTTTCTAAAAATAGACCTCTGATTTTAAAAAACGAGCAACAAAAAATTTTATTATGCGATTTTATGAAAAAGGTGACTAAAGAAATATTACCTTTAATAAAGCTTAAACATCTTAATTTTGAATTTGATAATCAAGTAGATTCCAGTAATCAAATCAGTGTGCCTATAGAATTACGCAGAGTTGTTGTCAATATTTTTAGTAATGCGGTAGATTTTTGTCCATCAAATGGAAAAATAAATTTAAAACTACTTTTAAAAGATAATATTCTAAAATTTGTTATTAATACTAACAGTACAGATAATAATTGTAATCGCTTGAATAATAAACATTTTGGTTTGGGGTTACCAATTTCGAATCAAATTATTAAAAAATATCATGGAAATATAGAATTTATTCAAGTTGAAAAGTCAAATATTACTCAATCTATTATCAATTTACCCATTGAGAAGACGATTATCTAA
- a CDS encoding LytR/AlgR family response regulator transcription factor, protein MDILICEDNIEQLYEIKRIIQNLQKISNLKLNLRIASTRAEDLVQVIHTRGYQPGALFILDIGLDKSVINGFEIAQLIRKLDIWSAIVFVTTHSEMAYLTFTYKVAALDYILKDNLNNFQQKIIECVNLAYQRQKIACKEQTIAKKYLTFKVGPKLIRIFEDDFIYAETSPNKHRIIIHALNQQMEIYGSLDEVMTMSNKILRCHNSYVINSDQLQLLDLNSMLLFLNHNCSCPVSRKYLSSIKKILNSKRQG, encoded by the coding sequence ATGGATATTTTAATCTGTGAAGATAATATTGAACAATTATATGAAATAAAAAGAATTATCCAAAATCTTCAAAAGATAAGTAATTTAAAATTAAATTTAAGAATAGCCAGTACTAGAGCTGAAGATTTAGTACAGGTAATTCATACTCGCGGTTATCAACCGGGAGCTTTGTTTATTTTGGATATTGGTTTAGACAAAAGTGTTATAAATGGTTTTGAAATAGCCCAATTGATTAGAAAACTCGATATATGGTCAGCAATTGTTTTTGTAACAACACATTCAGAAATGGCTTATTTAACTTTTACATATAAAGTAGCAGCTTTAGATTATATTCTCAAAGATAATCTTAATAACTTTCAACAAAAAATTATTGAATGTGTTAACTTGGCTTACCAACGACAAAAAATAGCTTGTAAGGAGCAAACTATTGCCAAAAAATATTTAACCTTTAAAGTGGGGCCTAAGCTCATTCGAATCTTTGAGGATGACTTTATCTATGCAGAAACTTCTCCTAACAAACATCGAATTATTATTCATGCACTCAATCAACAAATGGAAATTTATGGTTCATTAGATGAGGTTATGACAATGTCGAATAAAATATTACGCTGTCATAATTCATATGTTATTAATTCTGATCAGTTGCAACTGCTAGACCTAAATTCCATGTTACTATTTTTGAATCATAACTGTAGTTGCCCAGTTTCACGCAAATACTTGTCCTCCATAAAAAAGATTTTAAACTCAAAGAGACAAGGTTAA
- a CDS encoding ABC transporter ATP-binding protein has protein sequence MTIILKVQKLNKVYGKKGDYQTTALKSIDFTLDSKEFVGIMGASGSGKSTLLNIIASLDKPTSGQVLFHNQNITKLNENELADFRAQQIGFIFQNFNLLENLTSRENISLPLMLQKTDSYQISKKVEKVAKQLSIYHLLDKYPTELSGGQKQRVASARALISEPQLILADEPTGALDSKSAQNLLNLLSQINENNNVPLLMVTHDPIAASYCDRVLFIKDGVIFNEASNNSQNKNDFYHKILTILERINS, from the coding sequence ATGACAATAATTTTAAAAGTTCAAAAATTAAATAAAGTATACGGTAAAAAGGGCGATTATCAAACTACAGCTTTGAAATCGATTGATTTTACATTGGATAGTAAAGAATTTGTGGGAATTATGGGAGCCTCAGGTTCAGGAAAATCTACTTTATTAAATATAATTGCTTCCTTAGATAAGCCTACATCTGGACAAGTACTATTTCATAATCAGAACATAACGAAACTAAATGAAAATGAATTAGCCGATTTTAGAGCTCAACAAATTGGCTTTATCTTTCAGAATTTTAATCTTTTAGAGAATTTGACCAGTAGAGAGAATATATCTTTACCACTAATGTTACAAAAAACTGATTCCTACCAAATTAGCAAAAAAGTAGAAAAGGTTGCAAAACAATTATCAATTTACCATTTACTTGATAAATATCCTACTGAATTATCAGGTGGGCAAAAGCAACGTGTTGCAAGTGCACGTGCTCTAATTTCTGAACCACAATTAATTTTAGCAGATGAACCAACAGGAGCATTAGATTCTAAAAGTGCTCAAAATTTGCTAAATTTGTTGTCACAGATTAATGAGAATAACAATGTACCTCTTTTAATGGTCACACATGATCCAATCGCTGCTAGTTATTGTGATAGGGTTCTATTTATTAAAGATGGTGTGATTTTTAATGAGGCAAGCAATAATTCACAGAATAAAAATGATTTTTATCACAAAATTCTCACTATACTGGAAAGAATAAATTCTTGA